In Nakaseomyces glabratus chromosome A, complete sequence, the DNA window TTCATACTCGGAGCCCGTGCCGAGGCCCAGCTGCCCGGCCACGTCTGGAAACAACTGCAGTTCCTGTTCCCACAACAGAACTTCGAAATCCACTTCATCGGACCAGAGTCCCTGTACGACAGAGAGCGCAACGAATACATCAGATCTGCCACCGCGAACGGAGAGACCGCCGCCGACGGCACCACTTCCTCCATCCCGGTCACTAAACGTATCGACGAAACCATGAAGTTCTTCTACCACACAGACTACTTCCACACCTTGCACACCGCCCAGGACTTCTTCCCATACGACCCATACCAGGACGTGTTCTTCATGTTCCACCCTGGCCTGGCCTCCCCTGAGTCCAAGGACACCTGGATGAAGGACACCGTCAAGGGCCTGCTGGACACAAAATGTGCCATATTCACAACAGGGTTCAACAAGAAGGATATGGCCGACGACATCCAGATCCTCCAGGACACGTACGGCAAGGAAATGGACATGCTGATGAACCCAGTAAAAAACGTCTTCGGATCAACCAAATGGGAACTCGACGACAGCGACCCTCACTCAGTGTACCAGTTCAACATGTACATAGCAGGTTTCAGAGGTAAGAGATACCATCCAATCAAAGTATAGACAGAAAACCCATAACaatctaatatttttacttAAATTATGACAAGTGATAGATAATTGGTTTAGATATCAAAACGAACTCTTATATTGCAGAGGTTAACtttcaatatttatttcaCACCCATCAATGTTCATGGAATTTTCTTCCACCAACCTTTAGCCTGCCTTTCCCTAAGTACTTCCCACGCAAAAAAAAGGACGCAATGGGAAGTATAAcgattttattattctattattacattttttcattactCCAAACTCTTCAAGAGCCAGCCTAATAGTTTTCTAGACCGGATGTTTAGCGTCAAAGCACGCATTCATTACATATCTGGGTTGAAAAAGCATTGCAAAAAGATAGCACCAGAAGAGCCAACACAACTGTAAATAGTATCAATACTTTATGTTGACataaatatgaaatataaACTGAAACTTAAAGATCACGATAGACATTCTCTCCGCTCGTTTGGCTGTCACCCAAGGACATCGTCCCCATAAGCACCGCTTTTCCTACGTAATCATCCAAGCAATTTTGCCAAATAATGACACCCAGCGTAATCTATCAATCATCCCGCATAGTGAGAAAGCCATCTATATTAGCATAGAGCTCCTTGGATAGCATCAATTGCACTTGTAACCCACAGTTTCACTAACTTGGGACATTTCCAGTACAACCAGAGCATTCAAGGGCGAACTAGACAGATAGAGAAAGGTAACCGTACAAATAATGAGCTTATACAACAATCTAAGACTAGTCACCAGACAGAAGCAAGTGTCCGGACTGCTTTCCGCAGTAAGACGTTACCATCCAACTTCTAATGAGTATGTCAACCCAAAGGTCTGGGAGCCATTGACTTACACACCCGAGTCTCCCGAGTTCAAGCTGCTATCGCATACCATGGAGAATTCCGTTCCACAACATGGTTTCACTGAAAAGGCCATCGTTAACTCTCTAAATGCGATGAAGATGCCAAGTGGTATGCTAACTACTATCGGTGCTTCCAATTCTGCCACTTTCCTGCACTCTTCACCAGCAGTTATGGAATTGATAAAGTTCCAACTGGTGGAAAAAAGACATCGTATGGTTGAGGGAATAACTGAGATCGCTGAAGCATCTAAATTGCCAAGTCTGGAAAGCCTGCTACTAAAGAGATTGAAAATGGATGTACCAATTGCTTCTCATTTGACTCAGATGACCGCACAATTGATGGTTCCAAGCTCTTTTATGACTAATGTCTCACTTCCAGAACTAGAGAGATTAGCAGACGACATGATTTATTACTCTAACGAGAAGGATCACCACGATTTTGCCTGGTACACCAAGAGAGCTGCTTTGGCCACTACATATTTGGCCAGTAAAGCTTTCATGGCTCAGGACAAGTCTCACAATTTCATGGAAACTATGGAATTTGCCCAAGATAAATTGCATAAAGTCATGACTTTGGGTGACTACTACAACAATGTTGAAGAGTTTGGCTGGTTCACATTGATGTCTGCAGTAAACTTGACTAAGTCTCAAATGGCAAGAGTCTAGATTATAAACACTCTGCTTCAAAATACTTCTGTCACTTTCCAAATTATAGTAACATAAGAAATACACTAACGACCTTCAAATACGAATATGACAACTATATTTATGAACTCTATGAAAACCCACTGGCCATTAACACTAAAGTTGTTATAGTTGtaatgtatatatttaccACTCGCCCAATTACAACTTTTCGAAATTTCTgatcttatttttttacttctattattatttttattgaatCTATTATGTATTTAAAAGTATAGTCTATTTCTGTTGACTAATCAACTGGCCTCTAATCGTCTCTAGTTCTTGCTGCTTTGATCTTATGTTATCTTCACAGCGTTTGATCTCCTCACCGATGAACTCCAACCTCTTATCGACGTTGTTCTTGGCATCATCGTGCTCAACCGGAAGAAGTACGTTACCTGTAAGCTTATACACCACTGTATCTTCTTTCAACGTGGCAAACTCCTCATTGACAATCTTGTTCTCTTGCAATTGCGTTTCCAGCTTCTGTCTCGCCGTTACCAACTCTTCTAACTCATTCTGTAAGCTCTGATACTTGGCTCCTAATTCAGCAGacattgtatatattaccTGATTGTTGATTTATATAGTGTGTTATGACTAGCACTCCattcaattctttcaatacTATCAACTATCCCAGCTCATCTCTTCTCTTGTACaactttcaatattttttcactttaAGAAATTTAAAGTTAAAAAGGCAATTGATCCATCGGGATATTATTGAAGGGACCAGTAATACCATAGTTCAGCGATACTGACGATCTAAAACAATTCAACAATGCTAGTACGTTAATAACATATTTGATTTCCCTTTTGAGCCCATCTTTTAATCTTTTCCAGAAGTTATTTTACTAACAAACCATTGCTATTCGATATGATTTCCCTTATTGGTTGTGATTACTAGTGGGATTTCGACTGCAACAACACAGTTTAAACAATGGAATGAACTTTCAGAGCCACGTAACCATTTGGATGCACCAAACTTAGTCAATAATACTGAATCATTGCAGTTGTTGCCGCTGCCCGACGTGCATATCCCCGATGAGCTATTTGAAGGTGGCAATGTGAAAAGGGTTATTTTGACTACAAAGACCATGGATACTTTCTTTCTGTTAGACAAAACTATGAAGGTCAAAAAGTTGGCTGATATTACCTGTAGTCTGGAAATACCAAAGAACTTACAAACCCATGAAGCTACACATACTTGGGATTTTGGTGAGAACTTTCCAAATGAGGTTGAACCATTACAAGACGAGGAACAAAGGACATTTAGCTTGCGTTTCCCAATTTATTTGCTTGAAGATCAAACACTGTATGTATCAATCGATGAGAATTTTCTGACCGTATCTCCTATATTTACAGCCCAAATTAGTGATGTAATATCGAAGAAGTTAAATCGCGGTCACgaaattgtaatattagGATGTTCAGACCGCATAGAGGATACTAAGATCTGTACAAATAATAACTGTTCATTGGTACCTCCTGAATTTGTAACTGGATTTCTAGGAAGTTTAATGAGTGATTTAACAAAGACAAATGACCAATTGTTCACTGCCGCCATATTTCCAAGTGAAGGTCCGCAGGGATTCGAAAAGTTATCGTCTACAACTGTTGATAGTATAATTGATTTCTGCTCTCAATTGGTTAGTACGGACAAGAGCAGATATACAGAGGAATGCTACAAGAGA includes these proteins:
- the COQ9 gene encoding ubiquinone biosynthesis protein COQ9 (CAGL0A03949g~Ortholog(s) have role in ubiquinone-6 biosynthetic process and mitochondrial inner membrane localization), coding for MSLYNNLRLVTRQKQVSGLLSAVRRYHPTSNEYVNPKVWEPLTYTPESPEFKLLSHTMENSVPQHGFTEKAIVNSLNAMKMPSGMLTTIGASNSATFLHSSPAVMELIKFQLVEKRHRMVEGITEIAEASKLPSLESLLLKRLKMDVPIASHLTQMTAQLMVPSSFMTNVSLPELERLADDMIYYSNEKDHHDFAWYTKRAALATTYLASKAFMAQDKSHNFMETMEFAQDKLHKVMTLGDYYNNVEEFGWFTLMSAVNLTKSQMARV
- the YKE2 gene encoding tubulin-binding prefolding complex subunit YKE2 (CAGL0A03971g~Ortholog(s) have tubulin binding activity, role in positive regulation of transcription elongation from RNA polymerase II promoter, protein folding, tubulin complex assembly and cytosol, nucleus, prefoldin complex localization); its protein translation is MSAELGAKYQSLQNELEELVTARQKLETQLQENKIVNEEFATLKEDTVVYKLTGNVLLPVEHDDAKNNVDKRLEFIGEEIKRCEDNIRSKQQELETIRGQLISQQK
- the PBA1 gene encoding Pba1p (CAGL0A03993g~Ortholog(s) have role in proteasome assembly and cytoplasm localization); the encoded protein is MLFKQWNELSEPRNHLDAPNLVNNTESLQLLPLPDVHIPDELFEGGNVKRVILTTKTMDTFFLLDKTMKVKKLADITCSLEIPKNLQTHEATHTWDFGENFPNEVEPLQDEEQRTFSLRFPIYLLEDQTLYVSIDENFLTVSPIFTAQISDVISKKLNRGHEIVILGCSDRIEDTKICTNNNCSLVPPEFVTGFLGSLMSDLTKTNDQLFTAAIFPSEGPQGFEKLSSTTVDSIIDFCSQLVSTDKSRYTEECYKRWKRNASSNGAQSGLYL